In Mariluticola halotolerans, one DNA window encodes the following:
- a CDS encoding 2-hydroxyacyl-CoA dehydratase family protein has translation MSKSLTDLHQLDALLADPLAPARAKKEAGTMVFGVLGAAAPREVIEAAGGFGVRLRGGPQGATPRADRFMEPVHEMWLRQVFDTLLSGEFDLLDAIVVPRSSEGLLQFYYLVEYVRSVEPDLKLPPLILFDLLQTPGKLTEDYVHQRVLGLAETFGTITGKPVTAEALSTQIAHANGARAAFRAATRLPGATGAQRLRLAAAGQLLDAADFRLLCETAGDAWHGDIPARPGIFVSGAGHESPMIYDVIAAAGIDVIGEDHDWGERLYAHDIATEADPFRAVARHYQIHGITPRQFEPGPPADDQTGTDAPAGALFCFDEHDDTFGWDYPAHRSRLAAAGLAVGVVRTRSGAFATNADAETLSRFLNTVTSGGSQ, from the coding sequence ATGAGTAAAAGCCTGACCGATCTGCACCAACTTGATGCGCTGCTTGCCGACCCTCTCGCGCCGGCGCGCGCCAAAAAAGAGGCAGGCACGATGGTTTTCGGCGTTCTGGGCGCCGCCGCGCCGCGCGAAGTCATCGAAGCCGCTGGCGGGTTCGGTGTCAGATTGCGTGGCGGCCCGCAAGGCGCGACGCCGCGCGCTGACCGCTTCATGGAACCTGTGCACGAGATGTGGCTCCGCCAGGTGTTCGACACATTGCTCTCGGGCGAGTTCGACCTGTTGGACGCCATTGTCGTGCCGCGAAGCTCGGAGGGCCTGCTGCAGTTTTACTATCTCGTTGAATATGTGCGTTCGGTCGAGCCTGACCTCAAACTGCCACCGCTTATTCTGTTCGATCTGCTGCAAACGCCCGGCAAACTAACCGAAGATTACGTGCACCAACGTGTGCTTGGCCTTGCAGAGACCTTCGGCACGATCACCGGCAAACCGGTGACGGCCGAGGCTCTGTCAACTCAGATAGCTCATGCCAACGGTGCGCGGGCAGCGTTTCGGGCTGCAACCAGGCTCCCGGGCGCGACTGGCGCGCAGCGACTGCGGCTTGCTGCCGCCGGCCAGTTGCTAGACGCCGCTGATTTTCGCTTATTGTGCGAGACCGCCGGGGATGCGTGGCACGGGGACATTCCGGCACGCCCGGGGATCTTTGTCAGTGGTGCCGGGCATGAATCTCCCATGATCTATGATGTCATCGCCGCGGCCGGCATCGATGTCATCGGCGAAGATCATGACTGGGGTGAACGCCTTTATGCCCATGACATCGCAACCGAGGCGGACCCGTTCCGCGCCGTTGCGCGCCACTACCAAATCCATGGCATCACGCCACGTCAATTTGAACCAGGCCCACCCGCTGACGATCAAACCGGAACGGATGCCCCGGCCGGTGCGCTATTCTGTTTCGATGAGCATGATGACACCTTTGGCTGGGACTATCCCGCCCATCGGTCCCGGCTGGCGGCCGCAGGCCTGGCGGTAGGTGTCGTGCGTACGCGAAGCGGCGCGTTCGCCACAAATGCCGACGCCGAGACCCTTTCGCGATTTCTGAACACCGTGACCTCCGGGGGATCCCAATGA
- a CDS encoding 2-hydroxyacyl-CoA dehydratase family protein, with amino-acid sequence MTQPAYEPLAATALAKERQKQWFTDFRDRAINEGEPYVIAAAVSPHEIFHTMGVPLVTNTWYSSIISAKRLSPYYFDLMEKLGYHADLPRYLSLPMMTTLDGDAERAPYGGLPKPAMIVDRLRGDYAQRISRQWAAAFGSPHYFLDVPAQTRLAPDWWNRAQHAWENLYEPHRLDFYVNQIKGLIAFAQEETGRRFDLDAFGDQMHKINAAGENVSRARDLIASADKLPVAMPDQLTNVMAATWNRGSQWSVDHTARYADEIAGRVENGTSVAPNEKKRLLWLNTGLWFNTAFYRAFEESHGAVFVWSMYSNYLSDGYRKYSSSDPLRALAARSISMNEQLHLPPWMSGWILKQAEDFRADGAVMLTPIGDRLSAFGTRACIDMLERNGLPVLELSASMVDARMWDNDEMIAKVGNFIETRL; translated from the coding sequence ATGACGCAACCCGCCTACGAGCCCCTTGCAGCGACTGCGCTGGCCAAAGAGCGGCAGAAGCAGTGGTTTACCGATTTCCGCGATCGCGCAATCAACGAGGGTGAACCTTATGTGATCGCGGCAGCGGTCTCCCCCCACGAAATTTTTCACACCATGGGCGTGCCGCTGGTGACCAACACCTGGTATTCCTCCATCATTTCGGCCAAGCGGCTCTCCCCCTATTATTTCGATCTTATGGAAAAGCTTGGATACCACGCGGATCTTCCGCGTTATCTGAGCCTGCCGATGATGACGACACTTGATGGGGATGCCGAGCGGGCGCCCTATGGCGGATTGCCCAAACCCGCCATGATCGTGGACCGTCTGCGCGGCGATTATGCGCAGCGCATCTCGCGTCAATGGGCTGCCGCGTTCGGCTCTCCCCATTATTTTCTGGATGTGCCGGCACAGACACGGCTTGCGCCCGATTGGTGGAACAGGGCCCAGCACGCCTGGGAGAACCTTTATGAGCCGCACCGCCTCGACTTCTATGTGAACCAGATCAAGGGCCTGATCGCGTTTGCCCAAGAGGAGACCGGGCGCCGGTTCGATCTGGACGCATTCGGGGACCAGATGCACAAGATCAACGCTGCCGGCGAAAACGTCTCCCGCGCCCGCGATTTGATTGCCAGCGCCGACAAACTGCCCGTTGCCATGCCGGATCAGCTGACCAATGTGATGGCTGCAACCTGGAACAGAGGTTCCCAATGGTCCGTTGACCATACAGCGCGCTATGCCGACGAGATCGCCGGGCGCGTTGAAAACGGAACCTCGGTCGCACCCAATGAAAAAAAGCGCCTCTTGTGGCTCAATACGGGGCTGTGGTTCAACACAGCCTTCTATCGCGCATTTGAGGAAAGCCACGGTGCGGTTTTTGTGTGGTCGATGTATTCGAACTATCTTTCGGACGGGTACCGCAAATATTCCTCTTCGGATCCGTTGCGGGCCCTGGCGGCACGCAGCATCTCGATGAACGAACAATTGCACCTGCCGCCTTGGATGTCCGGCTGGATCTTGAAACAGGCGGAAGATTTTCGCGCCGACGGGGCGGTGATGCTGACCCCGATCGGGGACCGGCTTTCCGCATTCGGCACCCGCGCCTGCATTGACATGCTGGAGCGGAATGGCCTGCCCGTGCTTGAACTGAGCGCCAGCATGGTCGATGCCCGGATGTGGGACAATGACGAGATGATTGCCAAGGTGGGTAATTTTATCGAAACGCGTCTTTAG
- a CDS encoding NAD(P)H-quinone oxidoreductase, whose product MQAIEIDGKGGPEVLRMVERPAPQPRAGEVQIAVTAAGVNGADLAQRRGVYPPPEGASDLPGLEVSGTISALGADVSGFAVGDRVCALLEGGGYAQYCTVPAGQVLPVPDSMDLVASAGIVETTATVWSNIFEIGKLKKGETLLVHGGGSGIGTTAIQLGKLFGARVFVTCQNEEKAQRCVQLGAERAINYRREDFAEILRSEGGADVILDIIGGPYLENNIKALKRGGRLVFIAFGQGRNGTLDIARVMMNGLTVTGSTLRARPIAEKARLVSELRKHVWPHLTNGGFVPVIDQVFSMADAAKAHEHMEASRHFGKIVLKMPA is encoded by the coding sequence ATGCAGGCAATTGAAATCGACGGTAAAGGTGGCCCGGAAGTTCTCAGGATGGTCGAGCGGCCAGCGCCGCAACCAAGAGCCGGAGAAGTGCAGATCGCTGTGACGGCCGCCGGCGTCAATGGCGCTGATCTCGCACAACGCCGCGGTGTTTATCCGCCCCCTGAAGGGGCGTCGGATTTGCCGGGGCTCGAGGTGTCGGGAACCATTTCCGCGCTTGGGGCAGATGTGTCCGGTTTTGCGGTTGGCGACAGGGTTTGTGCCCTGCTGGAGGGCGGCGGGTATGCACAATATTGCACCGTGCCCGCAGGTCAGGTTCTGCCTGTGCCGGACAGCATGGACCTGGTGGCCAGCGCGGGCATAGTTGAGACCACGGCCACGGTCTGGAGTAATATTTTCGAGATCGGCAAGCTCAAGAAGGGCGAGACCCTGCTCGTGCATGGCGGTGGCAGCGGCATCGGCACGACTGCCATTCAACTGGGCAAGCTGTTCGGCGCGCGCGTCTTCGTCACCTGCCAGAATGAAGAAAAGGCGCAGCGCTGCGTCCAACTCGGTGCTGAGCGCGCGATCAATTACCGCCGCGAAGATTTTGCGGAAATCCTGCGCAGTGAAGGCGGTGCCGACGTCATTCTTGATATCATCGGCGGCCCCTATCTCGAAAATAATATAAAGGCCCTGAAACGCGGTGGCCGGCTCGTTTTCATCGCATTCGGGCAGGGCCGCAACGGCACGCTCGACATCGCACGCGTGATGATGAACGGGTTGACGGTTACCGGCTCGACCTTGCGTGCCCGGCCAATCGCGGAAAAGGCGCGGCTTGTCTCTGAATTGAGGAAACATGTCTGGCCGCATCTGACCAATGGCGGGTTCGTTCCTGTGATTGATCAGGTCTTTTCAATGGCGGATGCAGCCAAAGCCCATGAGCACATGGAGGCAAGCCGCCATTTCGGCAAAATCGTGCTCAAGATGCCCGCGTGA
- a CDS encoding IclR family transcriptional regulator, with amino-acid sequence MTQEVEPNADTQAAADGKRPYKINVLDRVVGILEAFARRGSNLSLSEIAQETDLHVSTCLRLLSNLQFHGLVTKEEDSGRYRLGYRFLALAEVARGQSGLVETARPIMRDLSRKFNETVVFSVRSGDFRIDLEQIVGLQAVRRVVTLGIEKPLYAGAASRVLLSGMSEVELDRYLARVKLKKLATRTITDVQVLKASLVDIRTQGYAKSVQEQFDDSGGGIVAPVYGVRGEVAAALGISVPQFRFSEALQELLVPEVLKAASQVSDAISGKKS; translated from the coding sequence ATGACACAAGAGGTCGAGCCGAACGCCGATACGCAAGCTGCCGCGGACGGCAAACGCCCTTACAAGATAAATGTGCTTGATCGCGTCGTTGGGATTTTGGAGGCCTTTGCCCGCAGGGGCAGCAACCTGTCGCTCAGCGAGATCGCTCAGGAAACCGACCTGCATGTAAGCACCTGCCTGCGCCTGCTCTCAAACCTCCAGTTCCATGGCCTTGTCACCAAGGAAGAGGACAGTGGGCGCTATCGCCTCGGCTACCGGTTTCTGGCGCTTGCCGAAGTGGCCCGTGGGCAATCAGGATTAGTGGAGACCGCACGGCCCATCATGCGCGACCTTTCGCGCAAGTTCAACGAAACGGTGGTCTTTTCCGTACGCTCCGGCGACTTCCGGATTGATCTTGAGCAGATTGTTGGATTGCAGGCTGTAAGGCGGGTGGTCACGCTGGGGATTGAAAAACCACTCTATGCGGGCGCAGCCAGCCGGGTATTGCTGTCGGGCATGTCAGAGGTTGAACTCGACCGGTATCTTGCACGCGTGAAGCTCAAAAAACTCGCGACGCGCACAATTACAGATGTTCAGGTGCTCAAGGCGTCGCTGGTGGATATCCGCACACAGGGCTATGCCAAAAGTGTCCAAGAACAGTTTGACGATAGCGGCGGTGGCATCGTTGCGCCGGTTTACGGTGTGCGAGGCGAAGTTGCGGCGGCACTTGGTATCTCGGTTCCCCAATTTCGCTTCAGCGAGGCCCTGCAGGAGCTTCTGGTGCCGGAAGTCCTTAAAGCGGCAAGCCAGGTCTCTGACGCAATTTCGGGCAAGAAATCCTAG
- a CDS encoding TetR/AcrR family transcriptional regulator → MSRPTKQAPERGDASTRLLEAARDVIRQKGFAATSVDDLCRMAAVTKGAFFHNFGSKEALGVAAADFWAETTSAFFAAAPYHQPADPLARVLAYVAFRRAIISGELADFTCLVGTMAQEVHASSPDIRDACGRSIFGHAATLEADIEQARSDRNITGDWTAASLARHTQAVIQGGFVLAKAGNNAELAKESLDHLDRYIRHLFHITGDNPT, encoded by the coding sequence ATGTCCAGACCCACCAAACAGGCCCCGGAGCGAGGTGATGCAAGTACGCGGCTTTTGGAAGCCGCGCGGGATGTCATTCGTCAAAAGGGCTTCGCCGCGACCAGTGTTGACGACCTTTGCCGGATGGCCGCCGTTACCAAGGGCGCGTTCTTTCATAATTTCGGCAGCAAGGAAGCCCTTGGGGTGGCGGCTGCCGATTTCTGGGCCGAGACGACATCGGCTTTCTTCGCTGCTGCCCCCTATCATCAACCCGCCGACCCGCTGGCGCGCGTGCTCGCCTATGTTGCATTCCGCCGGGCCATCATCAGCGGAGAACTGGCCGATTTCACCTGTCTTGTGGGCACCATGGCGCAGGAAGTTCATGCAAGCTCGCCGGACATTCGTGATGCGTGCGGCCGCAGCATTTTCGGCCATGCGGCAACGCTTGAAGCGGACATCGAACAGGCCCGATCCGACCGCAACATTACGGGCGACTGGACTGCGGCAAGTCTCGCCCGGCACACCCAGGCCGTTATCCAGGGCGGGTTCGTGCTGGCGAAAGCGGGAAACAATGCCGAGCTGGCGAAGGAAAGCCTCGACCATCTCGACCGCTATATCCGTCATCTCTTTCATATTACGGGAGACAACCCGACATGA
- a CDS encoding GFA family protein, with translation MNKTTHIGCACGETRLELHGAPFLVSECLCDSCRAAAARLARLEGAKNMLTAYAATPSADYRKDRVQVVSGMKHLKAFRLSPDAGTRRIVATCCNTPVFQELKGAHWLSIYLHLWPNAARPRPEMRTMTGDLPDATGLPDDIPNLKTHNFSFYMKLLGAWIGMGFRNPKLEIRGQIDA, from the coding sequence ATGAACAAAACCACCCATATCGGCTGCGCCTGCGGCGAGACCCGTCTCGAATTGCACGGCGCGCCGTTCCTTGTGTCGGAATGTCTTTGTGACAGTTGCCGCGCTGCGGCAGCCCGGCTGGCGAGGTTAGAAGGGGCAAAGAACATGCTGACCGCTTACGCGGCGACGCCAAGCGCCGATTATCGCAAAGACCGCGTTCAGGTGGTTTCAGGGATGAAACATCTGAAGGCATTCAGGCTGTCGCCAGACGCCGGCACGCGCCGCATCGTCGCCACGTGCTGCAACACGCCGGTCTTTCAGGAATTGAAGGGCGCGCACTGGCTCAGCATCTATTTGCACCTGTGGCCGAACGCGGCACGGCCACGTCCCGAAATGCGTACCATGACCGGCGACCTGCCCGATGCGACCGGTCTGCCCGATGATATTCCGAACCTTAAAACCCACAATTTTTCTTTTTACATGAAGCTGCTGGGGGCGTGGATCGGCATGGGCTTTCGCAATCCAAAACTTGAGATACGGGGACAGATCGATGCCTGA
- a CDS encoding DUF6958 family protein: MPEDKIEVESITTPGRTRRVDRAKYTAMRAALLAVLPEAVPGMSVAEAKAALLSRLPDALFPQGKTAGWWLKAVQLDLEAKGIISRAPGKPVRLYKHPAVPE; encoded by the coding sequence ATGCCTGAGGACAAGATCGAAGTTGAGAGCATCACAACGCCCGGCCGTACCCGGCGTGTCGATCGCGCCAAGTATACGGCGATGCGCGCGGCGCTTCTGGCTGTGCTGCCAGAGGCGGTGCCCGGCATGTCGGTGGCTGAGGCCAAGGCGGCCTTGCTTTCGCGCCTGCCTGACGCACTGTTCCCCCAGGGGAAAACAGCGGGATGGTGGTTGAAGGCGGTTCAGCTTGATCTGGAAGCCAAAGGCATTATTTCTCGGGCACCCGGCAAGCCGGTACGGCTTTACAAGCACCCCGCCGTCCCTGAATAG
- a CDS encoding GntR family transcriptional regulator encodes MKSDTVYKKAFNTILPLLRQQTPGSLMPSENTLRVQLGVSRTTVRKVLAELETRGYLRSTEDGRVVTALPPQGTGYPESEVLSTAELVERQFMEWIVREDVQPDALINELELARQFGVGTNGIREFLNGFRRFGLIEKRPNSGWSFKGFTPEFAGELFEIRELFEMRSAIAFTDLGPQDPLWAGLDDLDVEHRALLDDIDTRFNDFSDLDNRFHRLVNSVQPNRFVTDFYEIIAFVFHYHYQWNKTCERTRNERALLEHLNYIDALKSRNRRRIVSACRKHLATARLTLLQTNFGAGEPATAA; translated from the coding sequence GTGAAATCTGACACGGTATATAAAAAGGCCTTCAACACCATCCTGCCGCTTTTGCGGCAGCAAACGCCCGGCAGCCTGATGCCTTCTGAAAACACGCTGCGGGTGCAGCTGGGTGTGAGCCGAACCACTGTTCGCAAGGTGCTGGCGGAGCTGGAGACGCGCGGCTATTTGCGGTCGACAGAAGACGGACGGGTTGTGACCGCGCTGCCACCGCAAGGGACCGGATATCCTGAATCAGAGGTGCTCTCGACCGCCGAGCTGGTGGAACGCCAGTTCATGGAATGGATTGTGCGCGAGGATGTGCAACCCGACGCGCTGATCAACGAACTTGAACTGGCGCGGCAATTTGGGGTTGGCACCAATGGCATCCGCGAGTTTCTCAACGGCTTCCGGCGTTTTGGGCTGATTGAAAAACGTCCCAATTCCGGCTGGAGTTTCAAGGGTTTTACACCTGAATTCGCCGGCGAATTGTTTGAGATCCGCGAGCTGTTCGAGATGCGTTCAGCGATTGCCTTTACCGATCTCGGCCCGCAGGATCCGCTCTGGGCCGGGCTTGATGATCTCGATGTCGAGCATCGCGCCCTGCTTGACGATATCGACACGCGGTTCAATGATTTCTCGGATCTGGACAACCGGTTCCATCGCCTCGTCAACTCGGTGCAACCCAATCGCTTTGTCACCGATTTCTACGAGATCATCGCCTTTGTGTTTCACTATCACTACCAGTGGAACAAGACATGCGAGCGCACCCGCAATGAACGGGCTCTGCTTGAACATCTGAACTATATCGATGCGCTCAAATCCCGTAATCGCCGCCGGATCGTTTCCGCATGCCGCAAGCATCTGGCAACAGCCCGGCTGACGCTTTTGCAAACAAATTTCGGGGCTGGCGAACCGGCGACAGCCGCTTGA
- a CDS encoding zinc-binding alcohol dehydrogenase family protein, whose translation MTSFPALVVTAPGALAIEQRPQPARGDDEVLVAPRRSGICGTDYHILAGNQPFLNYPRIMGHELAVEIVEAPAGSGIAPGTTYAVNPYIACGTCIACRKDKPNCCTQIGVLGVHRDGGMAGLLALPLRNLVPAAGLSVDECAMVEFLAIGAHAARRANVSAHDQVLVVGAGPIGLGTALFAALAGGAVTVIDRDRDRLDAAQKLVPNCHAVDAGDSGALHAIADEGFDVVFDATGSRASIEQGFNHVAHGGRYCLVSIVKGDISFVDADFHRKEMTLLASRNALQVDFERVIAAIKAGGARSADWITHRTTLRGALKDMPHWATHKSGLIKAVIEI comes from the coding sequence ATGACCAGCTTTCCCGCCCTTGTCGTTACCGCACCGGGCGCACTCGCAATTGAACAACGTCCCCAACCAGCCCGTGGCGATGACGAGGTCCTGGTGGCACCCCGCCGTTCTGGAATTTGCGGCACCGATTATCATATCTTGGCGGGCAACCAGCCGTTTCTGAATTACCCGCGCATCATGGGCCATGAGCTGGCCGTCGAAATCGTGGAGGCCCCGGCAGGATCCGGCATCGCGCCGGGCACAACCTATGCGGTCAATCCCTATATTGCCTGCGGCACCTGCATTGCCTGCCGCAAGGACAAACCCAATTGTTGCACCCAAATTGGCGTTCTGGGTGTGCACCGTGATGGCGGCATGGCCGGGCTGCTGGCCTTGCCTTTGCGCAATCTGGTGCCGGCCGCGGGCCTCAGCGTCGATGAGTGCGCCATGGTCGAGTTTCTCGCAATTGGCGCACATGCGGCACGGCGCGCGAATGTATCCGCGCACGATCAGGTGCTTGTCGTCGGGGCTGGTCCGATCGGTCTTGGCACAGCTCTGTTCGCAGCCCTTGCCGGCGGCGCCGTCACGGTTATCGACCGGGATCGCGACCGTCTGGATGCCGCACAAAAACTCGTCCCCAATTGCCATGCCGTGGACGCCGGTGACAGCGGGGCGCTTCACGCCATTGCCGATGAGGGGTTCGATGTGGTGTTCGATGCAACCGGCAGCCGGGCCTCAATCGAGCAGGGCTTCAATCATGTGGCGCATGGCGGCCGTTACTGTCTTGTCAGCATCGTCAAGGGCGACATCAGCTTTGTCGATGCGGATTTTCACCGCAAGGAAATGACGCTTCTGGCCAGCCGCAATGCATTGCAGGTTGATTTCGAGCGCGTGATTGCCGCCATCAAGGCCGGGGGTGCCCGCTCTGCCGACTGGATCACCCACCGCACGACATTGCGCGGGGCGCTCAAGGATATGCCGCATTGGGCCACCCACAAGTCCGGCCTCATCAAGGCCGTCATCGAGATTTGA
- a CDS encoding sugar ABC transporter substrate-binding protein, whose translation MKLVRLLGGLALAASIAVPATAADVKLGFITKFPVPFFATMENAAKAYAEANPGVEIIYGQGASSTDIEGQIALIESMVTQGVQGIAITPVDPTVAPTLDRAIADGVKVVLMDNSIPGWENATALATTDNYAAGKIAGGYLKSVLKAGDTLGILEGVPGVPALDDRVNGMLEGLDGLDVEIVGRNGTNCTEELGISVADDLLTANPDLKAIYAACGPPAVGAAQAISNAGIANDAIILVGFDACCGEIEKIVSGQEDATVAQYPSKMAELGVDALVRAIAGEDVPTLIDSGAALVTADNVADFQ comes from the coding sequence ATGAAACTTGTTCGACTTCTGGGAGGGCTGGCGCTGGCAGCGTCAATTGCCGTTCCCGCTACCGCCGCGGATGTGAAGCTTGGCTTCATCACCAAATTTCCGGTGCCGTTCTTTGCCACCATGGAAAATGCGGCCAAGGCCTACGCCGAAGCCAATCCGGGCGTGGAAATCATCTATGGCCAGGGCGCATCATCGACCGACATTGAAGGGCAGATCGCTCTTATCGAATCCATGGTCACCCAAGGGGTACAAGGCATCGCCATCACGCCGGTCGATCCAACTGTCGCCCCGACACTGGACCGGGCCATCGCTGACGGGGTCAAAGTCGTCTTGATGGACAATTCAATTCCCGGTTGGGAAAATGCCACAGCGCTTGCCACCACTGACAATTATGCGGCTGGCAAGATCGCCGGCGGCTATCTGAAATCGGTGCTCAAGGCCGGCGACACCCTTGGTATTCTCGAGGGTGTGCCCGGCGTCCCCGCCCTTGATGATCGCGTCAATGGCATGCTTGAGGGGCTTGATGGTCTCGACGTCGAGATCGTTGGCCGCAATGGCACCAACTGCACCGAGGAACTTGGCATTTCCGTTGCCGACGATCTGCTGACTGCCAACCCGGACCTCAAGGCCATCTATGCCGCCTGTGGGCCCCCCGCCGTTGGTGCAGCCCAGGCCATCTCCAATGCCGGCATTGCCAATGATGCCATCATTCTTGTCGGCTTCGATGCCTGTTGCGGCGAGATCGAAAAGATCGTTTCCGGTCAGGAAGATGCAACTGTGGCGCAATATCCCTCAAAAATGGCTGAGCTGGGTGTCGATGCCCTGGTGCGTGCCATTGCCGGGGAAGACGTGCCCACATTGATTGATTCCGGCGCGGCCCTCGTCACAGCGGATAACGTCGCCGATTTTCAATAA
- a CDS encoding ATP-binding cassette domain-containing protein, translating to MKTPVLEVRDAHMRFGAVHALKGVSLQAHRGEVLALLGDNGAGKSTLIKCISGVHTLTEGDILLDGKKIALRTPSAARSAGVETVYQDLALFDNLTPAQNFYCGRELSFPRWLPRGMRFLATRRMDREAASVIDRLKVNLPRFDAPVALMSGGQRQAIAVARATVFARKVVILDEPTAALGLRESRKVLDLVAQLRDEGNAVILITHNMEHVVELADRAVVLRQGNKVGELTNPTRSNQQELVSMIVGAE from the coding sequence ATGAAGACGCCCGTTCTCGAGGTGCGCGACGCCCATATGCGTTTCGGCGCCGTCCACGCGCTCAAGGGCGTCAGCCTGCAAGCGCATCGCGGCGAGGTGCTGGCGCTGCTTGGCGATAATGGTGCCGGCAAATCGACCCTGATCAAATGCATCAGCGGCGTCCACACGCTGACCGAAGGCGACATTCTGCTCGACGGGAAAAAGATTGCGTTACGCACCCCCTCAGCGGCGCGAAGCGCGGGTGTCGAGACGGTCTATCAGGACCTGGCATTGTTCGACAATCTGACCCCGGCCCAGAATTTTTACTGCGGCCGCGAACTTTCTTTTCCCCGCTGGCTGCCGCGGGGCATGCGGTTTCTGGCGACCCGCCGGATGGATCGCGAAGCGGCCTCCGTGATCGACCGTCTCAAGGTGAACCTGCCCAGGTTTGATGCGCCGGTGGCGCTGATGTCGGGCGGGCAGCGCCAGGCGATCGCGGTGGCCCGGGCCACGGTGTTTGCCCGCAAGGTCGTCATCCTTGATGAGCCGACAGCAGCGCTTGGCTTGCGCGAAAGCCGCAAGGTGCTCGATCTGGTGGCCCAGCTTCGTGACGAGGGCAATGCCGTGATCCTGATCACCCATAACATGGAACATGTCGTTGAACTGGCCGACCGCGCCGTCGTGCTGCGGCAAGGCAACAAGGTCGGCGAACTGACAAATCCCACACGGTCCAATCAGCAGGAACTCGTCTCCATGATCGTGGGCGCGGAATAA
- a CDS encoding ABC transporter permease, whose translation MILLALFVVLSLGVPNFFSPRNLSNILAQIAVISVVAMGQHLVILTRGIDLSVGANLALATVLGALMFRVNDNAIVVMGTMLMAGAAVGAVNGLIFVYGRLPHAFIITLATLSIARGLALELSIGHTTMRGMPELITTIGGGSSFGVPNSFFVVVLVALLITVMARYVVWGRWIYAVGGQPDAARRMGIPVNAIIVSTYVIAGLCCGVGAILLSGRTEAGSPLYGNLLELDTIAAVIIGGASFLGGRGHIGHALVGAVMIGVIRNALNLLNVNLYFQLIAIGVIIVMAVESDVLRNHLEARMRVRQAGGAR comes from the coding sequence GTGATCCTGCTGGCGCTGTTCGTGGTGCTCAGTCTGGGGGTCCCGAATTTCTTTTCGCCACGCAACCTCTCCAACATTCTGGCCCAGATTGCGGTGATCTCGGTTGTCGCCATGGGCCAGCATCTGGTGATCCTGACACGCGGCATTGACCTCTCGGTCGGTGCCAATCTGGCGCTGGCTACGGTGTTGGGCGCCCTCATGTTCCGGGTGAATGACAACGCGATTGTGGTGATGGGCACCATGCTCATGGCCGGGGCGGCGGTGGGGGCGGTCAACGGCTTGATATTTGTTTATGGCCGGTTGCCGCACGCCTTCATTATTACCCTGGCGACCTTGTCGATAGCCCGCGGGCTTGCGCTGGAATTGTCCATCGGTCACACAACCATGCGCGGCATGCCCGAGCTGATCACCACAATCGGCGGCGGTTCCAGCTTTGGCGTTCCCAACTCCTTTTTTGTCGTCGTGCTGGTTGCCCTGCTGATCACGGTAATGGCGCGCTATGTGGTTTGGGGCCGCTGGATTTATGCGGTCGGCGGTCAACCCGATGCGGCACGGCGCATGGGCATACCCGTCAATGCGATTATTGTCTCGACCTATGTAATCGCCGGATTGTGCTGTGGCGTGGGGGCGATCCTGTTATCGGGCCGCACCGAAGCCGGCTCCCCGCTTTATGGCAACCTGCTCGAACTCGATACAATTGCCGCGGTCATCATAGGCGGCGCCAGCTTTCTTGGCGGTCGCGGCCATATCGGCCATGCGCTGGTCGGCGCGGTCATGATCGGCGTTATCCGCAATGCCCTCAACCTGCTCAATGTGAACCTCTACTTTCAGCTCATCGCCATAGGCGTGATCATTGTCATGGCCGTGGAGTCAGACGTGTTGCGCAATCATCTGGAGGCGCGAATGCGCGTACGGCAGGCGGGGGGCGCACGATGA